A section of the Rhodobacter sp. genome encodes:
- a CDS encoding AAA family ATPase, protein MAQALNYYLDHFGLRERPFALAPDPEFLFWSPEHRGAYAMLDYGLSTRAPITLLTGEIGAGKTTLLHHFIDTMDDAVTIGMISNARPGVNDVLRRVCAALGLDVPAGGDSADLFAVIQTFLLDEHRKGNRVLLVIDEAQNLNRDALEDLRMLTNINAGRDEVLQLLLVGQPELRAMVRRADLIQFAQRVAASYHLPKLDAAATGGYIASRIRQAGGNPNIFSRQAADLVHQATGGVPRLINQLCDLALTYAFAEGATMVKRETVACVLRDGVFFGVSDPPEG, encoded by the coding sequence ATGGCACAGGCACTGAATTACTACTTGGACCATTTCGGGCTGCGCGAACGACCCTTCGCGCTGGCGCCCGATCCCGAGTTCCTGTTCTGGTCGCCCGAACACCGGGGTGCCTATGCGATGCTGGATTACGGGCTGAGCACGCGCGCGCCGATCACCCTGCTGACAGGCGAGATCGGCGCGGGCAAGACCACCTTGCTGCACCATTTCATCGACACGATGGACGACGCGGTGACGATCGGCATGATCTCGAACGCGAGGCCGGGCGTCAACGACGTGCTGCGCCGGGTCTGCGCGGCGCTGGGCCTCGATGTGCCCGCGGGTGGCGACAGTGCCGATCTGTTCGCGGTGATCCAGACCTTTCTTCTGGACGAACACCGCAAGGGAAACCGCGTGTTGCTGGTCATCGACGAGGCTCAGAACCTCAACCGCGACGCGCTGGAAGACCTGCGCATGTTGACCAACATCAACGCCGGGCGCGACGAGGTGTTGCAACTGCTGCTGGTCGGCCAACCCGAGCTGCGCGCGATGGTGCGCCGCGCCGACCTGATCCAGTTCGCGCAGCGCGTGGCGGCCAGCTATCACCTGCCGAAACTGGATGCGGCGGCGACCGGGGGCTATATCGCCTCGCGCATCCGGCAGGCGGGGGGCAATCCCAACATCTTCAGCCGGCAGGCCGCCGACCTGGTGCACCAGGCGACCGGCGGGGTGCCGCGGCTGATCAACCAGCTGTGCGACCTGGCGCTGACCTACGCCTTTGCCGAGGGCGCGACCATGGTCAAGCGCGAGACCGTGGCCTGCGTGCTGCGCGACGGCGTGTTCTTTGGCGTTTCCGACCCGCCCGAGGGCTGA
- a CDS encoding DedA family protein, with protein MLRRLYDWTLSLAAHPRALWALAVVAFIEASVFPIPPDVLMIPMIIAAPKRAFRIATVATAASVLGGLVGYAIGWGLFESVGRPVLEFYGKGDYFDAFAQRYNAWGAWMVLIAGLTPFPFKVITILSGATQLSLPVFVVASVLARAGRFFLVAGLLYAFGAPIRDFIERYLGLLTALFIALLLGGFLAVRFL; from the coding sequence ATGCTGCGCAGACTCTATGACTGGACCCTCTCGCTGGCCGCCCACCCAAGGGCGCTCTGGGCGCTGGCCGTGGTCGCCTTCATCGAGGCGTCGGTCTTTCCGATTCCGCCCGATGTGCTGATGATCCCGATGATCATCGCCGCGCCGAAACGCGCCTTCCGCATCGCCACCGTGGCCACGGCCGCCTCGGTGCTGGGCGGGCTTGTGGGCTATGCGATCGGCTGGGGGCTGTTCGAAAGCGTCGGCCGCCCGGTGCTCGAGTTCTACGGCAAGGGCGACTATTTCGACGCCTTCGCGCAGCGCTACAACGCCTGGGGCGCCTGGATGGTGCTGATCGCGGGGCTGACCCCCTTCCCCTTCAAGGTCATCACCATCCTGTCGGGTGCGACGCAACTGTCGCTGCCGGTCTTTGTCGTCGCCAGCGTGCTGGCGCGGGCGGGGCGGTTCTTCCTGGTGGCGGGGCTGCTCTACGCCTTTGGCGCACCCATTCGTGATTTCATCGAACGGTATCTGGGGTTGCTGACGGCGCTGTTCATCGCTCTATTGCTGGGCGGTTTCCTGGCGGTGAGGTTCCTGTGA
- a CDS encoding DUF4405 domain-containing protein: MQTFINRYATPLVTGLFLVSLISGVALFLHWGSGWFHGMHEWLSMVLIVPFVLHLWKNWRPMLCYLKRAPLWIALAASTAAAALFVVPVGSGDGATGGRPPQFAFAERMMGTRLDAAAAALNLPLATLQGQLAASGLDAGTGETTLAQIATQNGVSTGQVMATVLAAGR, from the coding sequence ATGCAGACCTTCATCAATCGCTACGCCACCCCGCTTGTCACGGGGCTGTTCCTCGTATCGCTCATCTCCGGTGTCGCGCTGTTCCTGCACTGGGGCAGCGGCTGGTTCCACGGGATGCACGAATGGCTCAGCATGGTGCTGATCGTGCCCTTCGTGCTGCACCTGTGGAAGAACTGGCGCCCGATGCTGTGCTATCTGAAGCGTGCGCCGCTGTGGATCGCGCTGGCCGCCTCGACCGCCGCCGCCGCGCTGTTTGTCGTGCCGGTCGGGTCGGGCGACGGCGCGACCGGCGGGCGCCCGCCGCAATTCGCCTTTGCCGAACGGATGATGGGCACCAGGCTGGACGCCGCCGCCGCCGCCCTGAACCTGCCGCTGGCGACGCTGCAAGGGCAACTCGCGGCCTCGGGTCTGGATGCCGGCACGGGCGAGACTACGCTGGCCCAGATCGCCACGCAGAACGGTGTCAGCACGGGTCAGGTCATGGCGACGGTGCTGGCCGCCGGGCGCTGA
- the aspS gene encoding aspartate--tRNA ligase, which translates to MHAYRSHTCADLNTAHVGQTVRLAGWVHRVRDHGGVLFIDLRDHYGVTQVLADSDSPAFKALEKVRAEWVVSIDGTVKARDAALVNPKIPTGAIEVYVRDLRVLGEAGELPLPVFGEPDYPEETRLTYRFLDLRRDTLHQNMMLRSNVVRSLRNRMWNAGFNEFQTPIITASSPEGARDFLVPSRLHPGKFYALPQAPQQFKQLIMVAGFDRYFQIAPCFRDEDPRADRSPTDFYQLDVEMSFVEQQDVFAAVQPVIQGVFEEFGGGRRVDPDWPLIAYRDSMLWYGSDKPDLRNPIRMQVVSEHFAGSGFAIFAKLLENEGTEIRAIPAPTGGSRKFCDRMNAFAQQQGLPGMGYIFWRKGDDGSMEAAGPLAKNIGPERTEAIRLQLGLGEGDAAFFLGGKPEAFEAVAGRARNEIGRELGLTDEGVFKFAWIVDFPMYEKDPETGKIDFSHNPFSMPQGGMAALQGDPLTVLGYQYDLACNGYELVSGAIRNHKPEIMFKAFELAGYPASEVEKRFGGMVKAFQYGAPPHGGCAAGIDRIVMLLADTANIREVIMFPMNQRAEDLMMGAPSEPTNEQLRELRLRVLPVEK; encoded by the coding sequence ATGCACGCCTATCGCAGCCACACCTGCGCCGATCTCAACACAGCGCATGTCGGCCAGACCGTCCGCCTGGCGGGCTGGGTCCACCGGGTGCGCGACCACGGCGGCGTGCTGTTCATCGACCTGCGCGACCATTACGGCGTCACCCAGGTGCTGGCCGACAGCGACAGCCCCGCGTTCAAGGCGCTGGAGAAGGTCCGCGCGGAATGGGTCGTGTCGATCGACGGCACGGTCAAGGCGCGCGACGCGGCGCTGGTCAACCCCAAGATCCCGACCGGCGCGATCGAGGTCTATGTGCGCGACCTGCGCGTTCTGGGCGAGGCGGGCGAATTGCCGCTGCCGGTGTTCGGCGAGCCCGACTATCCCGAGGAAACGCGCCTGACCTATCGTTTCCTCGATCTGCGCCGCGACACGCTGCATCAGAACATGATGCTGCGTTCGAACGTGGTGCGGTCCTTGCGCAACCGCATGTGGAACGCAGGTTTCAACGAGTTTCAGACGCCGATCATCACCGCCTCCAGCCCGGAAGGCGCGCGCGACTTCCTGGTGCCCTCGCGGCTGCATCCGGGCAAGTTCTACGCGCTGCCGCAGGCGCCCCAGCAGTTCAAGCAGCTCATCATGGTGGCGGGCTTCGACCGCTATTTCCAGATCGCGCCCTGCTTCCGTGACGAGGACCCGCGCGCCGACCGCTCGCCCACCGATTTCTACCAGCTCGACGTGGAAATGAGCTTTGTCGAGCAGCAGGACGTCTTTGCCGCCGTGCAGCCGGTGATCCAGGGCGTGTTCGAGGAATTCGGCGGCGGGCGCCGGGTGGATCCGGACTGGCCGCTGATCGCCTATCGCGATTCGATGCTGTGGTATGGCTCGGACAAGCCCGACCTGCGCAACCCGATCAGGATGCAGGTCGTGAGCGAGCATTTCGCGGGCTCGGGCTTTGCGATCTTTGCGAAACTGCTGGAAAACGAAGGCACCGAGATCCGCGCGATCCCCGCGCCGACCGGCGGCAGCCGCAAGTTCTGCGACCGGATGAACGCTTTTGCCCAGCAACAGGGCCTGCCGGGGATGGGGTATATCTTCTGGCGCAAGGGCGACGACGGCAGCATGGAAGCGGCCGGTCCGCTGGCCAAGAACATCGGCCCCGAACGCACCGAGGCGATCCGCCTGCAACTGGGCCTGGGCGAGGGCGACGCGGCGTTTTTCCTGGGCGGCAAGCCCGAGGCCTTCGAGGCCGTCGCGGGCCGCGCGCGCAACGAGATCGGCCGCGAACTGGGCCTGACCGACGAGGGCGTGTTCAAATTCGCCTGGATCGTCGATTTCCCGATGTATGAAAAGGACCCGGAAACCGGCAAGATCGACTTTTCGCACAACCCGTTCTCGATGCCGCAGGGCGGCATGGCGGCGCTGCAGGGCGATCCGCTGACGGTGCTGGGCTATCAGTATGACCTGGCGTGCAACGGCTATGAACTGGTCTCGGGCGCGATCCGCAACCACAAGCCCGAGATCATGTTCAAGGCGTTCGAGCTGGCGGGCTACCCGGCCAGCGAGGTCGAGAAGCGGTTCGGCGGCATGGTCAAGGCTTTCCAGTATGGCGCGCCTCCGCATGGCGGCTGCGCGGCGGGGATCGACCGGATCGTGATGCTGCTGGCCGACACGGCGAACATTCGCGAGGTCATCATGTTCCCCATGAACCAGCGCGCCGAGGACCTGATGATGGGTGCGCCCTCCGAGCCCACGAACGAACAGCTGCGCGAGCTGCGTCTGAGGGTTCTGCCGGTCGAGAAGTGA
- a CDS encoding GNAT family N-acetyltransferase: MAGRYVTLEPLSREHAAGLFEAFEEDGEGAMWRWLPAGPHRTLSEYLGWLDSARLGWDPLHYAVRMQDGRLGGTLSLMRIDPRAGSAETGWLTFAPRLQRTREATEAVYRLMAWSFEAGYRRFEWKCDAANMPSRRAAQRFGLSYEGIFRQAGVVKGRNRDTAWFAAIDREWPALQAAFETWLDPANFDSAGQQRQSLAALTDGLLAARDPVLQPR; the protein is encoded by the coding sequence ATCGCCGGTCGCTATGTGACGCTGGAGCCCTTGTCGCGCGAACACGCGGCGGGCCTGTTCGAGGCGTTCGAGGAGGACGGCGAGGGGGCGATGTGGCGCTGGCTGCCGGCCGGGCCTCATCGGACCCTGTCGGAGTATCTGGGCTGGCTCGATTCGGCGCGGCTGGGGTGGGACCCGTTGCATTATGCGGTGCGGATGCAGGACGGGCGGTTGGGCGGCACCCTGAGCCTGATGCGAATCGACCCGCGCGCGGGGTCGGCCGAGACCGGTTGGCTGACCTTTGCGCCGCGGTTGCAGCGCACCCGCGAGGCGACCGAGGCTGTCTATCGCCTGATGGCGTGGAGTTTCGAGGCCGGCTATCGGCGGTTCGAATGGAAATGCGACGCCGCCAACATGCCCTCGCGCCGCGCCGCGCAGCGGTTCGGGCTGAGCTATGAGGGCATTTTCCGGCAAGCGGGGGTGGTGAAGGGGCGCAATCGCGACACCGCCTGGTTTGCCGCGATCGACCGCGAGTGGCCGGCCTTGCAAGCGGCTTTCGAGACCTGGCTGGACCCGGCGAATTTCGACAGCGCGGGGCAGCAGCGGCAAAGCCTGGCGGCGCTGACCGACGGCCTGCTTGCGGCGCGCGACCCCGTGCTTCAGCCGCGCTGA
- a CDS encoding aminomethyl transferase family protein: protein MLQNAASGAYAFPIPAAYTNWIEEARAWRHGAVLLNQSYHMTDLYVRGPQVKALLERVGVNSFATWGRNKAKQLVCCNPDGYVIGDVICFGLEDDEALLIGRPPVCNWVAYQAEISGLDVTTEFDIRSLENPDKPRKLYRYEVQGPRALEILNAVNEGGPLTTKFFNMGEITVAGCKARTLSHGMGGAQGLELWGPYEQGQQVYDRLMEVGAHYGMLRAGARAYATAAMESGWIPSPLPAIYSGDAMQAYRDWLPATSFEATTSVGGSFEPEDVAAYYLTPWDLDYQRVVRFDHAFIGREALERMADGPHRVKVTLVWDKADVLKIFAGMMEDFPAPKVMEMPTGNYTAHPYDQVLLNGEMVGLSTYPSYSANERAWISLAMVRADLAAQGTKLSILWGEANGGSGKPHVERHVQIEIGAEVHPWPIHEASRLGYRAQG from the coding sequence ATGTTGCAAAATGCCGCCAGTGGCGCCTACGCCTTTCCCATTCCCGCCGCCTATACGAACTGGATCGAGGAAGCGCGCGCCTGGCGCCACGGCGCGGTGCTGCTGAACCAGTCCTATCACATGACCGACCTTTATGTGCGCGGCCCGCAGGTCAAGGCGCTGCTCGAACGGGTCGGTGTCAACAGCTTCGCCACCTGGGGGCGCAACAAGGCCAAGCAACTGGTTTGCTGCAACCCCGACGGATACGTCATCGGCGACGTGATCTGCTTCGGCCTCGAGGATGACGAGGCGCTGCTGATCGGCCGGCCCCCGGTCTGCAACTGGGTCGCCTATCAGGCCGAGATCTCGGGACTGGACGTCACGACCGAATTCGACATCCGCAGCCTGGAAAACCCCGACAAGCCGCGCAAGCTCTATCGCTACGAGGTGCAGGGCCCCCGCGCGCTGGAGATCCTGAACGCGGTGAACGAGGGCGGCCCCCTGACCACCAAATTCTTCAACATGGGCGAGATCACGGTCGCGGGCTGCAAGGCGCGCACGCTGTCGCACGGCATGGGGGGCGCGCAGGGGTTGGAACTGTGGGGACCCTATGAGCAGGGGCAACAGGTCTATGACCGCCTGATGGAGGTCGGCGCGCACTACGGAATGCTGCGTGCGGGCGCGCGCGCCTATGCCACGGCGGCGATGGAATCGGGCTGGATTCCCTCGCCCCTGCCGGCGATCTACTCGGGCGATGCGATGCAGGCTTACCGCGACTGGTTGCCCGCGACCAGTTTCGAGGCCACGACCTCGGTCGGCGGTTCGTTCGAACCCGAGGACGTGGCCGCCTATTACCTGACGCCCTGGGACCTGGATTATCAGCGCGTGGTCCGCTTCGACCACGCGTTCATCGGTCGCGAGGCACTGGAACGGATGGCGGACGGGCCGCACCGGGTGAAGGTGACGCTGGTCTGGGACAAGGCTGACGTGCTGAAGATCTTTGCCGGCATGATGGAGGACTTCCCCGCGCCCAAGGTGATGGAGATGCCGACCGGCAACTACACCGCGCATCCCTATGACCAGGTGCTGTTGAATGGCGAAATGGTGGGCCTGTCCACCTATCCCAGCTATTCCGCCAACGAACGTGCCTGGATTTCGCTGGCGATGGTGCGGGCCGATCTGGCCGCCCAGGGGACGAAACTGTCGATCCTGTGGGGCGAGGCGAACGGCGGGTCCGGCAAACCCCATGTCGAGCGGCACGTCCAGATCGAGATCGGCGCCGAGGTCCACCCCTGGCCGATCCACGAGGCCTCGCGGTTGGGCTACCGCGCACAGGGCTGA
- a CDS encoding LysR family transcriptional regulator, with protein sequence MPLTARETRAIRALADHRRLSAAAEALGVSPSALSRALSESEARLGATLFQRGWTGAEPTAQGDIVVGQCQRILTDIERVEREDLGARHPRLTAYVRWRHLRVLTAVVTCGSATAAARSLGMRQPAVSQALRDLAGFVPVPLFVRRSAGLDALPAALALAALWARIEAELRALPALLADAARGLSGRVAVGMMPFSAQPAVMAAFGTLTRAHPNLRLLGVPGNYTALTEALRRREIDLILGLLRQPAPVPGFVETRLGTERYTLIARRDHPIHAAPVTIETLARQRWVVAPHGTPLRRYFDTVFRRMGAVPPAQSYEIWSFSDAEQMIVDSDSLALLSYSRDRLDRLRPDLRAVAFDLPDAAVAMGATRLGDAPPSPAVAAFLAALADRLPQG encoded by the coding sequence ATGCCGCTGACCGCCCGCGAAACCCGCGCCATCCGCGCCCTGGCCGACCATCGCCGCCTGTCCGCCGCCGCCGAGGCGCTGGGCGTCAGCCCGTCGGCCTTGTCGCGCGCCCTGTCCGAGAGCGAGGCGCGCCTGGGCGCGACGCTGTTCCAGCGCGGCTGGACCGGCGCCGAGCCGACCGCGCAGGGGGACATCGTCGTCGGCCAGTGCCAGCGCATTCTCACCGACATCGAGCGGGTCGAGCGCGAGGACCTGGGCGCGCGCCACCCGCGCCTGACCGCCTATGTCCGCTGGCGCCACCTGCGGGTGCTGACGGCGGTGGTCACATGCGGCAGCGCCACGGCGGCGGCGCGTTCGCTGGGGATGCGCCAGCCCGCGGTCAGCCAGGCGCTGCGCGATCTGGCGGGCTTTGTTCCGGTGCCGCTGTTCGTCCGGCGCAGCGCCGGGCTGGACGCCTTGCCCGCGGCGCTGGCGCTGGCCGCACTGTGGGCCCGGATCGAGGCCGAACTGCGCGCCCTGCCCGCCCTTCTGGCGGACGCCGCGCGCGGGTTGTCTGGCCGGGTCGCGGTCGGCATGATGCCGTTTTCGGCACAACCGGCGGTGATGGCGGCCTTTGGCACGCTCACCCGCGCGCACCCGAATCTGCGCCTTCTGGGCGTCCCGGGCAATTACACCGCCCTGACCGAGGCCCTGCGCCGTCGCGAGATCGACCTGATCCTGGGCCTGCTGCGCCAACCGGCGCCGGTCCCCGGCTTTGTCGAGACCCGCCTGGGAACCGAACGCTACACCTTGATCGCCCGGCGTGACCACCCGATCCACGCCGCCCCCGTGACGATCGAGACGCTGGCCCGGCAACGTTGGGTCGTGGCGCCGCACGGCACGCCGTTGCGGCGCTACTTTGACACGGTGTTTCGCCGGATGGGCGCGGTTCCCCCGGCGCAAAGCTATGAAATCTGGTCCTTTTCCGATGCCGAACAGATGATTGTGGACAGCGATTCGCTGGCGCTGCTGTCCTATTCGCGCGATCGTCTGGATCGGTTGCGCCCCGATCTGCGCGCGGTCGCGTTCGATCTGCCGGATGCCGCCGTCGCCATGGGCGCGACCCGCCTTGGCGATGCCCCGCCGTCGCCCGCCGTCGCGGCCTTTCTGGCCGCGCTCGCGGATCGGCTACCACAGGGATAG
- a CDS encoding rhomboid family intramembrane serine protease, whose amino-acid sequence MNTRLRPLPLSGRPAPVVLAIAGLCAGLEIVFTLADLAGYSDIRRAAIIYGAFWPQLLGDWQPVFPGQRVSMFLSYALLHGSFLHMLFNMLILLHLGRETVMRLGQAGFVLVFALCAIGGGAGFALLNGGSAPMLGASGAVFGLFGTTIFWDVQRRRAVGASLSDPARMVGGLVLMNVVLWLMAGGMLAWEAHLGGFLTGALLARIVTPTPFHRHRNRAQRH is encoded by the coding sequence ATGAACACCCGTCTTCGCCCCCTGCCCCTGTCCGGTCGTCCTGCGCCCGTGGTCCTGGCCATCGCCGGACTCTGCGCCGGGCTCGAAATCGTTTTCACCCTCGCCGATCTGGCCGGCTACAGCGACATCCGCCGCGCGGCGATCATCTACGGCGCATTCTGGCCGCAACTGTTGGGCGACTGGCAGCCGGTCTTTCCGGGGCAGCGTGTCAGCATGTTCCTGAGCTACGCGCTGCTGCACGGCAGCTTTCTGCACATGCTGTTCAACATGCTGATCCTGCTGCACCTGGGGCGCGAGACGGTGATGCGCCTGGGACAGGCGGGGTTCGTGCTGGTCTTTGCGCTGTGCGCAATCGGCGGCGGCGCCGGGTTCGCCCTGCTGAACGGCGGTTCGGCGCCGATGCTGGGGGCCTCGGGCGCGGTGTTCGGGTTGTTCGGCACGACGATCTTCTGGGACGTGCAGCGGCGCCGCGCGGTCGGCGCGTCGCTGAGCGATCCCGCCAGGATGGTCGGCGGACTGGTGCTGATGAACGTGGTGCTGTGGCTGATGGCGGGCGGAATGCTCGCCTGGGAGGCACATCTGGGCGGTTTTCTGACCGGTGCCCTTCTGGCGCGCATCGTCACGCCCACGCCGTTCCACCGGCACCGCAATCGGGCGCAGCGGCATTGA
- a CDS encoding disulfide bond formation protein B, which produces MRDWSLASLAGLGSAAMLAGALFFQYVVGLAPCELCILQRWPHLAAFVLGVVVWFFPAVWIMALGAIAAATASGLGVYHTGVERGWWQGPTTCSGAGDITQLTPQQLLDQILAAPVVRCTDVAWEMFGLSMASWNAILSLGLVGLWLLAMRQRG; this is translated from the coding sequence GTGAGAGATTGGTCCCTGGCATCCCTGGCGGGACTTGGTTCGGCGGCGATGCTGGCCGGGGCGCTGTTCTTTCAGTATGTGGTCGGCCTGGCGCCCTGCGAGCTGTGCATCCTGCAACGCTGGCCGCATCTCGCGGCCTTCGTGCTGGGGGTCGTCGTCTGGTTCTTCCCGGCCGTCTGGATCATGGCCCTGGGGGCGATCGCGGCGGCCACGGCCAGCGGCCTGGGCGTCTACCACACCGGGGTCGAGCGCGGCTGGTGGCAGGGTCCGACCACCTGTTCGGGCGCCGGCGACATCACCCAACTGACGCCGCAGCAACTGCTGGACCAGATCCTGGCCGCGCCTGTCGTGCGCTGCACCGACGTCGCCTGGGAGATGTTCGGCCTGTCCATGGCCAGCTGGAACGCGATCCTGTCGCTGGGGCTGGTCGGGCTCTGGCTGCTGGCGATGCGTCAGCGCGGCTGA
- the dinB gene encoding DNA polymerase IV, whose protein sequence is MDSTDTADRDTFRRKIIHVDMDAFYASVEQRDDPALRGRPVAVGGAGPRGVVAAASYEARAFGVRSAMPSVTARRKCADLVFVPPRFEVYRAVSRQIHDIFAEHTDLIEPLSLDEAYLDVTENKQGVASATELAQVIRARIKAVTGLNASAGVSYCKFLAKLASDLNKPNGQAVITPRQGADFIAALPVARFHGVGPATAARMERLGLRTGADLRAQTPAFLTAHFGKAGGWYHRIARGIDTRPVQPHRERKSLGSEDTFLEDIHDLARARAEVSTLVTKVWALAARKTLRARTVVLKVKYADFRQITRSRTLSVPLGAEAEFQTLAQALLDPLFPTPQGIRLLGVTLSSLSGDEGEPPTGARQLSLW, encoded by the coding sequence ATGGACAGCACCGACACCGCCGACCGCGACACGTTTCGACGCAAGATCATCCATGTCGATATGGATGCCTTCTATGCCTCGGTCGAACAGCGCGACGATCCGGCGTTGCGCGGGCGGCCTGTCGCGGTGGGGGGCGCCGGGCCCAGGGGCGTCGTCGCCGCCGCCAGCTACGAGGCTCGGGCCTTTGGCGTGCGCTCGGCCATGCCGTCGGTCACGGCGCGGCGCAAATGTGCCGACCTGGTCTTCGTGCCGCCCCGGTTCGAGGTCTATCGCGCGGTCTCGCGGCAGATCCACGACATCTTTGCCGAACACACCGATCTGATCGAGCCGCTGTCGCTGGACGAGGCCTATCTCGACGTGACCGAGAACAAGCAGGGCGTGGCCTCGGCGACCGAACTGGCGCAGGTGATCCGCGCGCGAATCAAGGCGGTGACGGGGCTCAACGCCTCGGCCGGGGTGAGCTATTGCAAATTTCTGGCCAAGCTGGCGTCGGACCTGAACAAGCCGAATGGCCAGGCGGTCATCACCCCGCGACAGGGGGCCGATTTCATCGCCGCGCTGCCGGTCGCGCGGTTTCACGGTGTCGGCCCCGCGACCGCCGCCCGGATGGAGCGTCTGGGCCTGCGCACAGGGGCCGATCTGCGCGCCCAGACCCCCGCGTTCCTGACCGCGCATTTCGGCAAGGCAGGGGGCTGGTATCACCGCATCGCACGCGGCATCGACACCCGCCCCGTGCAGCCGCACCGCGAGCGCAAGTCGCTGGGATCCGAGGATACGTTTCTGGAAGATATCCACGACCTTGCGCGCGCCCGCGCCGAGGTTTCGACGCTGGTGACCAAGGTCTGGGCCCTGGCCGCGCGCAAGACGCTGCGCGCGCGCACCGTGGTGCTGAAGGTGAAATATGCGGATTTCCGGCAGATCACCCGCAGCCGCACCCTCTCCGTGCCATTGGGCGCCGAGGCCGAATTCCAGACGCTGGCGCAGGCGCTGCTCGATCCGTTGTTTCCCACGCCGCAGGGGATCCGCCTGCTGGGGGTGACCCTGTCCAGCCTGTCCGGCGACGAGGGCGAGCCCCCGACTGGCGCGCGCCAGCTATCCCTGTGGTAG
- a CDS encoding ATP-binding cassette domain-containing protein, which produces MPVIEIRGLHKAYGSLEVLKGVDVRARPGQVISLIGSSGSGKSTLLRCCNLLEDSQQGDILFEGESVRWRGEGLGRHPADRAQVARIRTNLSMVFQNFNLWSHMTVLQNVMEAPVTVLRQDRARVETRARALLDKVGIGDKCDVYPAQMSGGQQQRAAIARALCMEPRALLFDEPTSALDPELEQEVVRVIKALADEGRTMLIVTHDMRLAADVSDHVIFLHQGLIEEEGPPDTLFGAPKSARLKQFLSATQPA; this is translated from the coding sequence GTGCCTGTCATCGAGATCCGCGGCCTGCACAAGGCTTACGGCTCGCTCGAGGTGCTGAAAGGCGTCGATGTGCGTGCGCGGCCCGGGCAGGTCATCTCGTTGATCGGGTCCTCGGGGTCGGGCAAATCCACGCTTCTGCGGTGCTGCAACCTGCTCGAGGACAGCCAGCAGGGCGACATCCTGTTCGAGGGTGAAAGCGTGCGCTGGCGTGGCGAGGGTCTGGGCCGGCACCCCGCGGACCGCGCCCAGGTCGCGCGCATCCGCACCAACCTGTCGATGGTGTTCCAGAACTTCAACCTGTGGTCGCACATGACGGTCCTGCAAAACGTCATGGAAGCCCCGGTCACGGTGCTGCGCCAGGACCGCGCGCGGGTCGAAACCCGCGCCCGGGCGTTGCTGGACAAGGTTGGGATCGGCGACAAATGCGATGTCTACCCGGCGCAGATGTCGGGCGGACAGCAGCAGCGCGCGGCGATCGCCCGCGCGCTCTGCATGGAACCGCGCGCGCTGCTGTTCGACGAACCGACCTCGGCGCTGGACCCCGAGCTCGAGCAAGAGGTCGTGCGCGTCATCAAGGCCCTGGCCGATGAGGGGCGCACGATGCTGATCGTCACCCATGACATGCGGCTGGCGGCGGACGTGTCCGATCACGTCATCTTCCTGCACCAGGGCCTGATCGAGGAGGAGGGTCCTCCCGACACCCTGTTCGGCGCGCCGAAATCGGCGCGGCTGAAGCAATTCCTCAGCGCCACGCAACCGGCCTGA
- a CDS encoding sugar transferase: MTLHYRALPDPTGVVLGPLPATATAPIVVPVPVWSDLRLAPVPLPALHGGYARLGKRLLDLALGGLAAFLAAPVLLVLALALWIESGNPFYTQERLGLNGRRFRMFKLRTMVHHADSKLAACLEADPELRREWDLTQKLKRDPRITPLGRLLRKTSLDELPQVLNVLKGDMSLVGPRPMLPEQLPLYQHPGAYLGLRPGITGLWQVTARNETSFALRAALDLRYAQRLTFGFDLRIIVATVGSVCHATGY, encoded by the coding sequence ATGACCCTGCATTACCGCGCGCTCCCCGATCCGACCGGGGTTGTTCTCGGCCCTTTGCCAGCGACCGCTACCGCCCCCATCGTGGTCCCGGTGCCGGTCTGGTCCGACCTGCGGCTCGCACCCGTGCCGCTGCCGGCGTTGCACGGCGGCTACGCGCGGCTGGGCAAACGCCTGCTGGACCTGGCGCTGGGCGGGCTGGCCGCGTTCCTGGCGGCGCCGGTGCTGCTGGTGCTGGCGCTGGCGTTGTGGATCGAAAGCGGCAACCCCTTTTACACGCAAGAGCGGCTGGGCCTGAACGGCCGCCGGTTCCGCATGTTCAAGCTGCGCACCATGGTGCATCACGCCGACTCCAAGCTGGCGGCGTGTCTGGAGGCCGACCCCGAGCTGCGCCGCGAATGGGACCTGACGCAAAAGCTGAAGCGCGACCCGCGCATCACGCCCTTGGGCAGGCTGCTGCGCAAGACATCGCTCGATGAACTGCCGCAGGTGCTGAACGTGCTGAAGGGCGACATGAGCCTGGTCGGCCCGCGCCCGATGCTGCCCGAACAATTGCCGCTGTATCAACACCCCGGCGCCTATCTGGGCCTGCGTCCGGGCATCACCGGCCTGTGGCAGGTGACGGCGCGCAACGAGACCAGCTTTGCGCTGCGCGCCGCGCTGGACCTGCGCTATGCGCAGCGGCTGACCTTCGGCTTTGACCTGCGGATCATCGTGGCCACGGTGGGTTCGGTCTGCCACGCGACCGGGTATTGA